The following nucleotide sequence is from Primulina huaijiensis isolate GDHJ02 unplaced genomic scaffold, ASM1229523v2 scaffold42781, whole genome shotgun sequence.
aaataaattcttaaagaCCCGGATCTAATattcaaattttgtgaaaaacggcaaatatattttactaattaattaaacgaactatgaaaaaaaaaaaaaaaaccatgtaGAACCTCTATGGGGAAAATACgaataaattcaatttattcaaacGATATTAATGcacatatattaataattagtaATTAGTTTTTTAAGATAAACAAAGAAATTACAAGTTAacttatataaaataacaatttgtTAAACTAAATAGAGAGTGACATATATGAAAAATTCACAATGGAaagtgatatatttttatgtaacaAGTAGATTTTGAAAATGAACATTTGCAGTTGAATATTAACATTTAGTTATTAAATCTTATTGAATCCAGAACTCCGATCCCTCATGATGAAAAACCAAAATGTGATTTAACTTTGTTTATGTAGTGTTTCAATTTTGtaagaatttaaatttaaatctaagAGGAGATAACTTTTTGCCTTATTTTGGATTTTGATCCtctaaatattcaaattttgatttgattaGCAGTTTCAGATTTTTTTAGTCCTACACCGTTGAATTGCTGATGTGGGGTAAAGAAAAAGTTGATTTGAAGTCGAAAATTGTTGACGTGGTGTTGAAAAATACTTACGTTTAtgaaatcatatcaaaattttgatcaaaatagctaaaaattaaaagttaggaCATTACAACCAAAGTTTATCGAGTTAATgaactaaaactaaaaaaaacacatttaaTGAATCAAAAAGTTAACCTCCCTTGAATCTAATGTTTTATAGATGTTGAGATTTGTTAGATATATATTTTCGTGACATGAAAGATGTTACCCAatatttaattgaaatattagCTAAACCAAAAAGTAGGAATGATTATGTAATatgttttttcttgaattcattatTCGATGGATTGAACTTTGAACactatttctaaattttcaaaaaaacaattatttaattaaagttttaatcatatttagGCTGTATAATTACGTACTAATACAAGTAAGTGTGTGGGATAAAAGTACTTAATATTTTTATCTCTTTCTGGCTAGAATGACTCTATCTGGTGATATGAGCAACAAATGAGTCGAGCTCGAGTCTTGAAACACCTCCTTCCTCGGTCGCCCGTCGCATGGCAGCACCCAATTCCTCGGCCCTCTTCCTAATCTCCTCCCCATCTTCTGACGCCATCAATCTTCTCACAACATTCTCAATAGTTGAAGCCTTCACCACTTCCCCCCGTTGATCCCATTCCCTTACAACAATCCCCACTTTCAATATCTCACTTATGAGGAAACCGTTGGTTGGTTGGTCCGAATGCATTGGCCATGCCGCTATTGGCACACCCATTGTAACACTTTCAATGCACGAATTCCACCCACAATGACTCATGAATCCACCTGTCGCCGGATGAGCGAGAATTTCCGGCTGGGGTGCCCAATGCCGCACCACGATTCCAAACCCTTCCACCCTCTCTTCGAACCCTTTCGGCAGTATTGCTCCCCTCACTTCTCCAGTAAATATGTCTCCTTTATCCGCATCCCTTAGAACCCAGATAAACTTCTGTTTGCTCTGTTCTAATCCCGATGCCAACTCTTTTATCTCTTCATCGGAAAGCGAAGTTGTGGTCCCAAATGATACATAGATGACAGAATTTGGCTCCTGTTGATCAAGCCACTCTAAACATTTCGGTGGGTTGTCTCGTGAAGGTAACATGGCTGGGATTATTGGTCCAATTGCCCAACTTTTTCTATCACCGATAATCTCTTTACCCGTTAACAGGTCCAAATAAGGTTGTTCTATCAATCTACAGGTGTTAAATATATTTCCAGCTCTATATTCCAACGGCTCAGATTGTAGAGCTGCAAAATTCATGATATCATCTGATACACATCCTTCAAAAGAAGGTAATTCTTTTGAAAGCTCGAATGGAAACTCTTTCCCCATTCCATCCCAGATAAAAGCTACCTGACTAAAGACAGATATACAGTTGAAAACATAGGATTCTGCATTCGGTATGGAGACAACATCCTGGACAACTAGAGCCATTAGAGGGTCGTGTATAACTATAACCCTCTTAGATTTCTTGGCGATTTCCCGCAGGAATTCGAAAACAGGTTGCCGTTGGCTCAACGAGGCGTCCCAGGCTGGTTGGAGCTGCACAGGGAATTTGCTGGAAGAATCAGGATTTGGAGAAGGAGATTCAAAAGCTGGAATTGGGATGTCATGAAAATGGATGTTGGATACATGGCGAGAATTTAATCCATTGACACGAACTCTGGCCTGGCGATTGTGGATGGAAGATCCGATGTAGTGTACCTGAAGCCCATATTTGAACAACAAGCAAGAGAGTTGCATGAGCTGATTGAGGTGTCCTTGAGCTGGAAATGGCACCATTACTACTGAAACTTGAGCTGCTTCTTCCGCCATTTTCAGTGGATCGAGGAATTTATTTTCCGTGTCAGAACACGATTTTTTTCCTGTGAGATAAGAGGGGATGACTTGTGAACCTTATATCCTTGGAAAATCAACTTTAGTCCATGTATGACTATTTCCGTTAATTAAACATATTATATGTTATCATTAATCGaaaagaaatagaaataataagtcactgaaatatatattttgttaacatatttcattttattagaAGCAATGTAGACGGGAATTCAATGTTTTAAATAACTAGAAAAATACCATAAAGTCGTCCCATTTATTAAATCCATGGATCGTATCTTAAgattgagatggaaattttttttaaacgtttctaaatattaaaatctTATGTTGATTCTACTTAAtccattaaataaaaaaatttatacccaACGTTGAATGCCACAACGAAAATATATTGCACAAATTAAGAAAGGTCAATAAAGACGACGTTATTTAAAATTATCGCTAGCATAAGTTTGaaaaattcattcaaaatattaacATCACCTTTTCaagtaattattaaaataataattatagtgTGAAACGAGCtcacttttatatatatatactgaaataagatatttgtcgcctaaaattaattaatcatatcctcttacaaaattttttgtgttattaaaatatgattatagaaaacatatatttttctatCAAACTTTGTGAGTGAATCTGATGTTTACATAGAGAGAACGTGTTATTGAATcagaatataataataataataataataatagtaataataacaacaacaacaataaacaaataaagaaatattCGAGTCGTCGGACCCATTTTTCCACGAGAAAATTTGTTGTCGTGCTTGGACCAGTAATTAATATTGtctttttcttataaaaaaaataataataagatttgTCTTTAGAAAGTAGATTAGGCCTCCCTACTTTTTGGCCTTTTGCATGTAGTTTCAAAGAATTGAATGCCGGCCAAAAATTTCTGGGCcagttatttttcttttttttttttatggaattCAAGAGCATTTAAACAAAAgtgataaatttattattttttactttgaaATTCCTGAATttcgagtaaaaaaaaaaacattaacgATGAAGTTTGAAAATCTGATTTGATTTCGTTGTCCACTGTTTGCATGGCATTATGTGAGGCCCAAGCTCTAAGCTAACGTCCAAGTCCAGGAAAAAACTGCACCCACTTATACCTTGAGTGGGCCAACGATATGAAATAATCCAGCCCACGTTTTTAGGCCGACCCCTCAGAAGCAGATTGATGAATGACCCTGATTACACATGCAAATCGAAAGGAATGGAGACACGTCACTAGTGACCATAGTCCACgtactaatatatattatattatattattatattatattattatattatattaatgtgCCACTATTTCTGGTTGACAATTGTTCCCATGCATGCATGGAGGTCGACTGCCCTCATCTTTTTTAATTCAGTATATCATGCCAATCATTCATTATTTAGTAATAAGACAGATTAAATATAAGGGGTAATTTAGGgaattgaatttgaaatctatattttatttattaatttctttaattaaCATGAAAGAAACACCATGATCTCGTTTCTctacaacaaaaaaaatacaatttaaaatttatcaatacATCCAAATAAAACCTAAAATATTTCGAGTACAATTGACAGGTTGATAAATTAGGCTTTTTCCACGTTAAATGGGATGAAAATCACTGTATATATAATGTGGCAAATCCATTAAATCAAGGAAAAAGTAAATGTCTCACTCGATGAATTTCACTCGTAGTTTATTCAACGTTCATTAATTAGCATGGGGTCATATGTACACCAATTCAAATGTACCCAATGTAGCATAGGATTCAACTTAAATCATCGAGCCAATCTTTCATGAAACATGGGACAGTTtcatttttaacaattttttttaggtATCGATCACCATGAGGAATTTAGCATGAGTCAATATAATCATTTGGTACCGATGTaataaaattgttaaattatatatctataatttttttttaaaaaaaatattttgtatttcgTTTTCGAtggatataataatataaaaaaaattttgtatttcGTTTTCTATGgatataataatatatcatcaaattttattttttgtgtgcTCCTTGATAGTCGCGATCTCGAAAGTGGGTATCGTTGAACGATGTTGCAATTCTGTAACTACGTGTCTAGTGGACAAATActactaattattttttaaagagaCAAATACTACTAATTATACTTCTACTTGTAGTGCTGTTAATACCTGATCGACTGAGTCACGATCTtattatatacatacacacatattctacacacacacacatatatatatatatatcacaaaaacttgtatgagataATCTTACGgttcaattttatgagatgaaaTTCTAATCCgacatagaaaaaaatattgctttttttatgataaatataaatttgatcGATCCGATCATGAATCTAGATGTGTAATACGGTCT
It contains:
- the LOC140969791 gene encoding zeatin O-glucosyltransferase-like; amino-acid sequence: MAEEAAQVSVVMVPFPAQGHLNQLMQLSCLLFKYGLQVHYIGSSIHNRQARVRVNGLNSRHVSNIHFHDIPIPAFESPSPNPDSSSKFPVQLQPAWDASLSQRQPVFEFLREIAKKSKRVIVIHDPLMALVVQDVVSIPNAESYVFNCISVFSQVAFIWDGMGKEFPFELSKELPSFEGCVSDDIMNFAALQSEPLEYRAGNIFNTCRLIEQPYLDLLTGKEIIGDRKSWAIGPIIPAMLPSRDNPPKCLEWLDQQEPNSVIYVSFGTTTSLSDEEIKELASGLEQSKQKFIWVLRDADKGDIFTGEVRGAILPKGFEERVEGFGIVVRHWAPQPEILAHPATGGFMSHCGWNSCIESVTMGVPIAAWPMHSDQPTNGFLISEILKVGIVVREWDQRGEVVKASTIENVVRRLMASEDGEEIRKRAEELGAAMRRATEEGGVSRLELDSFVAHITR